In one Cystobacter fuscus DSM 2262 genomic region, the following are encoded:
- a CDS encoding TetR/AcrR family transcriptional regulator — MKTPPPRAGKPPAQGLRERIRREATHLIASRGFGAISVNDVALAVGISKQALLYHYPSREALHAAVLDSLIEHSNRHLLLLLGAFTDKSAERLERVMEQLREFFDTEQDAARVFLREVLDADSPHMTVLMQGMEPWIRIAVDVLRQGQREGHVRPELDPEAAVGHVGLLLLTSFAMRRPTSGWPESDEAAWRERWLGEAGLIIKRYLFAEPSPTPARRKRPRRQTK; from the coding sequence GTGAAGACCCCTCCCCCTCGCGCGGGCAAGCCCCCCGCCCAGGGCCTGCGCGAGCGCATCCGCCGCGAAGCCACACACCTCATCGCCTCGCGCGGCTTTGGCGCCATCTCCGTCAATGACGTGGCGCTCGCGGTGGGCATCAGCAAACAAGCCCTCCTCTACCACTACCCCTCGCGCGAGGCCCTGCACGCCGCCGTGCTCGACTCCCTCATCGAGCACTCCAACCGCCACCTGCTGCTGCTGCTCGGCGCCTTCACCGACAAGAGCGCGGAGCGGCTGGAGCGCGTCATGGAGCAGCTGCGCGAGTTCTTCGACACCGAACAGGATGCCGCGCGCGTCTTCCTGCGCGAGGTGCTCGACGCGGACAGCCCCCACATGACCGTGCTCATGCAGGGCATGGAGCCCTGGATTCGCATCGCGGTGGACGTGCTGCGCCAGGGCCAGCGCGAGGGCCATGTCCGCCCGGAGCTGGACCCCGAGGCCGCCGTGGGCCACGTGGGCCTGCTCCTGCTCACCTCCTTCGCCATGCGCCGCCCCACCTCCGGCTGGCCCGAGAGCGACGAGGCCGCCTGGCGCGAGCGGTGGCTCGGCGAGGCGGGGCTCATCATCAAGCGCTACCTCTTCGCCGAGCCCAGCCCCACCCCCGCCCGCCGCAAGCGCCCCCGCCGTCAGACGAAGTAG